TACCCCTCACACCGTCTCCATCCCGCGCTGAACCAGATGTAGAAGTGCCAAACCTTCCATCAGAAATAGTAATGATACCACAAACAGAAGTTGATGAACAAGAAGTATCTACCACGAAACATAGTAAAGAACTCGAACCAGCAATAAGCGCTATAGAACTTAACGATAATAAACTAAAACAATATAAAGGAAGCAAGTCACAGGATGAAATAAGAATGATTCAAAACGAATTATTAGTGATACAAGATTTACATTTAGGACCCTTCTGCACCAAATTCCATAGAAAATCACACTGTAGAATTAATAAATCCAATAAGTTTCTTATAAAATtcgcaaaaaatcacgaaagCGTGTCTATACATGGCGGTAAATGTTATGAGCATAAATGCAGTCAGTTAGCCAATAGTTCTAAAGAACTAAAAAGATTTCAATCTTACGCTAGAATTTTTAATGCTAAAGTAACTCTGTGTAAGATTTCAGGTGAAAATGATTTGGCTGAGATATTAGATGATTGGTTAGATCTGATTCCTCTTAAACAAGAAGACTCTTATGGTAGAAAATTTGAAAAGGAATTAATTTTTTACGACttttttgattgcttaaaatgccATGTTAGCAAGCCTCTTGAATCAAatagaaaatacaaatttaaatcaGACATTTTAGATAGATTGGATAATCTACCTATTGAAATAAAAGGGAATAGAAGAGTTGTTTTAAGCAGATTAGCGgatatattgataaataaagtGAAACACATTGATTGCAAGAAGTCAATCAGAAGTACAGACGGCAGTAGACGAGAAATTAAAGAACTTAAAGACACGTGTAGCTCTATTTCTGAAGGATATATACCGCCAACTGAGAGCGAACTCAAAATCTTTATATCATCAGAACTTATCTTATATTTAGAAAAGACTTGTTTGAAAATGAATCGGCACAAAGTTAAGGATTTAGAAGATGATTTACTTGATTGTCTTATTATATCAATAGAGGAAATGAGATTTGGTTGCGACAAACGCGTTAAAAAAAGGATAATTAAAATGTTGAAAGATTACGGATTTTCAGAATGCCAAGCTACGCGTTTTGCAAATCTATTATTAACTCATTTACAAGAATCTTTTATTCACGATGCCCTACCGTCAAGAGTACGATCTGAAACATTAATTGTACTTCCAAATATACAAACCGTAGCACGCTCCCAAAAATCTACGGCACATATCTCAAAAGATAGCATAgagagtaataaaaataaaaataatattgctttAGAAAGCTATACCAATGCATTATGTAGACATATAGATGAGTGGCTTTCaagtataaaattacaaattccAGAAAATAGGGAGAACGGATTAAGGCAAGTAATTATAAATGATTTAGCTGGAGATATAATAGACAGACATAAGTATTTGGAGTTAAATCCTACAAGTAGAGGATCTGATGAAGCAGAGCTTGAACATTTACGGTACCAGATATATAAATGGATTAGTAAACTTGTGGGGGAAGATAATTTAATACCTAAAGACCATGCGCCAGAATTGATGACGCGAATTCGAAGACTACCTATGTTTTTAAACTGTCACGATAAAGCTAGTTCATGTCAGACTtctaataaagataataatgtaCAAAAACAACATTTTATAAGCGGAAGTTCGACAAgcgatattaatattaaaatgaacaAGTCTTCACCAAGAATAAAACATCAACCTGATTCTATAAAGCAAAACAAAAACGAAAAGATTTCATTAGGTGTTTCTGTTTCAACTAGCTCTAGAGATTTTAATGTTATGCCCATGTCTATAGGATCTCCCAAATTTGCTTTCAGGGAATCCAATAACAAGATTAGATgtaatcaaaattcaaaagcaGCTTGTTGTGTTGATTTGAATAATTCAAGTCAAAGTATGAAATCTATTGAACAACTAGAGGCTGAATATCAGCAATTTGTAAAAGATTGGGTGCAGCAAATACCTATAAAAACGACCAGTCCTGATCAAGAGGCTGTGGTGGAGAAAGCTAGAGTAGAATTACATAATAGTCTGTGGAAAATTGTGTCTAGGTTAAACTGTGATCCTGCCACTTATTACAATCGTTTTTTTTATGAAGACCTTTTAGATGACGCGATTGAAGATTTATTGGATTGCTTACCGCAAACTCCAGACATGAAATCTGTAAGACACTCGCTCAAAGTAGAGTTCATTGAGAAAACTTTAAACATGTACGACCATATACGGGCACATGAGGATTCTTCCTTCAAAAATAAACTAGTGAAAAATGTCATCACAAACCTTCGTACACATGGCATAATAGACAATGAGCGTGAAGAATCTATAAAACAGCACGAAGATcttcaaataataaaactagttgAGGAATATCTACTATACACTAGATTTAAAAATGATAACAAGTTGATTTCTGACGTATTCAAGAACAAATTGTCACACAAAATTGGAAATTTTGTCGAAGACTTAAAAATGAATCATGACGGAGAATTTAGAAACGTTGATACCTCTTCTTATAAAACGGAAATTATGAACGCGTTAGAAAAAGTACCTCTTCCAAATGAAAGAACTATAAGAGAAGAAGCTGATGATATACTCCTGGGAATCGAAGTAGAACAATGGTACACAGATTTGCCTATTATTCCAAATGAGGACTCTATCGACACATATGACAGAAAAAGCAGATTGGATATGCTGACGATGAGAATCAAAGAAATAGAAAACAGTTTAAGTGCAGCTGATTCAGAAGTTGCTCTTAGAAATGAAATTACAAAGTTTCTCGAAAAAACGCCACTCAAAGAAGGGGAAAGGTTAAACATAAACTTTATGGTGGATGAATTAGTAAACAGAGTAAAAAATCTGCAGAGACAAGACAATAGTCAGAATACTAAAAGAGTAATAATTCAGGCTCCTGACTCTTATGAAGAGTTTGGTAAGAATATTCCTTTTGCCTCGAGTTATATCGAGACATCTCCATCATACCAAAAGCGTCTTATTGAAAACAATTTAACTAACAATAAAGCCCACCGTTTACCTTCTAACGGTCATGACTTGAATATTATAACAGAATCGCCTACGTACCAGCCACATGCTTTTACTAAAGAACCATCTAGTTACAGAAGATTTTCAGAAGAAAGTCCAACCAGTTCAAATTTTAAAGAATCAGCTGATCAATGGTATACATTAAAAGACAGTCAGATTCATACTCCAAGACAGAATGTAGCAAACAATACGCAACGTTATTCTATTCCACCTTCATCTTTTGCACCACAGGAATATCAACAAGAGGGATCACTTAATGGTGTagaaaataaatcaataaatcaaaaCTACCATCCGAATATAAATTACCGAAGAGGAAATATATCAGAAAAATCTCAAATGCAGCCATCTTTTTTGAATAAAGACCCAAGAATGAGTTCGTTTGAAGAGCCTTCAAGTTTCCAATACAATCCTCAAGAAATAAGAACAAGTGAAGGAATATTAGAAATCAGTCAAGTAGCTGGACCAAGTGGATATAGAACAGGTCAATTTGAATTACCACAAGCATACCCTCAAA
The window above is part of the Maniola hyperantus chromosome 27, iAphHyp1.2, whole genome shotgun sequence genome. Proteins encoded here:
- the LOC117994844 gene encoding uncharacterized protein, which gives rise to MLRTYHPQEFLVRHSSRFASVGPRQVFDFPGSTHIWEVFPYPPPGDAPEGGSVFSPKPSVQPDSFTSSLRRYPNVAQDRSSEIVERLITYTQAKHSAIKQRSNVSPTRSIIDSDISTQTIIMGTRNTTSPKHPRQYEPDVNVRSKRLEEAPTRERSRRGPVDQDTLESWRRSTFCRTNDVRYLRDVSRKVRDGIRTLSHQSNCQPEKLSNTKEKFEPHVMDKGLEAQSNTNSVNMEIQAAVQMVSREVATVPLAVPSLRTIAVPLTPSPSRAEPDVEVPNLPSEIVMIPQTEVDEQEVSTTKHSKELEPAISAIELNDNKLKQYKGSKSQDEIRMIQNELLVIQDLHLGPFCTKFHRKSHCRINKSNKFLIKFAKNHESVSIHGGKCYEHKCSQLANSSKELKRFQSYARIFNAKVTLCKISGENDLAEILDDWLDLIPLKQEDSYGRKFEKELIFYDFFDCLKCHVSKPLESNRKYKFKSDILDRLDNLPIEIKGNRRVVLSRLADILINKVKHIDCKKSIRSTDGSRREIKELKDTCSSISEGYIPPTESELKIFISSELILYLEKTCLKMNRHKVKDLEDDLLDCLIISIEEMRFGCDKRVKKRIIKMLKDYGFSECQATRFANLLLTHLQESFIHDALPSRVRSETLIVLPNIQTVARSQKSTAHISKDSIESNKNKNNIALESYTNALCRHIDEWLSSIKLQIPENRENGLRQVIINDLAGDIIDRHKYLELNPTSRGSDEAELEHLRYQIYKWISKLVGEDNLIPKDHAPELMTRIRRLPMFLNCHDKASSCQTSNKDNNVQKQHFISGSSTSDINIKMNKSSPRIKHQPDSIKQNKNEKISLGVSVSTSSRDFNVMPMSIGSPKFAFRESNNKIRCNQNSKAACCVDLNNSSQSMKSIEQLEAEYQQFVKDWVQQIPIKTTSPDQEAVVEKARVELHNSLWKIVSRLNCDPATYYNRFFYEDLLDDAIEDLLDCLPQTPDMKSVRHSLKVEFIEKTLNMYDHIRAHEDSSFKNKLVKNVITNLRTHGIIDNEREESIKQHEDLQIIKLVEEYLLYTRFKNDNKLISDVFKNKLSHKIGNFVEDLKMNHDGEFRNVDTSSYKTEIMNALEKVPLPNERTIREEADDILLGIEVEQWYTDLPIIPNEDSIDTYDRKSRLDMLTMRIKEIENSLSAADSEVALRNEITKFLEKTPLKEGERLNINFMVDELVNRVKNLQRQDNSQNTKRVIIQAPDSYEEFGKNIPFASSYIETSPSYQKRLIENNLTNNKAHRLPSNGHDLNIITESPTYQPHAFTKEPSSYRRFSEESPTSSNFKESADQWYTLKDSQIHTPRQNVANNTQRYSIPPSSFAPQEYQQEGSLNGVENKSINQNYHPNINYRRGNISEKSQMQPSFLNKDPRMSSFEEPSSFQYNPQEIRTSEGILEISQVAGPSGYRTGQFELPQAYPQSSSQVPNAAMYSTDDHRGSITNQSGIAFKQISEDREKDQSNKCSIGCQSFRDDGIQRPHENFENNTDKVFDSTKGLSVATSTGRISDLQFKAPKPNVNKRRPKWAATEKGVKRQSTGTDDEDDDYHCRCIERYWKCRRRPKHLSSEDFDDYYPPCFPMLFPYPCFL